In Anaerolineales bacterium, one DNA window encodes the following:
- the pyk gene encoding pyruvate kinase — protein MRRAKIVATIGPASDSEEALASLVKAGMNVARLNFSHGTHEQHALRVAKIRIVAKKIGTPVGILQDLQGPKIRVGKLEAPIQLSAGEQVCLFATQDEAPKTDNQLLPVDFRELFESVQAGDRLLLDDGRLALEVVSAQGRLIHARVLVGGELSSHKGINLPGVKLRITGFTEKDKADLAFGISQGVDAVAISFVRSADDVKAVREAIEEFSKGKRTPLLIAKLEKPEAMNELDAILDVVDGVMVARGDLGVELPPERVPSLQKLIIHAANARAKLVITATQMLESMIQNPLPTRAEASDVANAIFDGTDAVMLSAETASGEYPSEAVAMMSRIVVEAESHFFEWGSRQDSRAGLGESDAASMARAANALAKDPDVRAVAVFTMQGRSAWLVSKARPLKQILAFTPDAETFNQLAFLWGVEPHLAKYANTMDDMLSDVDAALLKSGIQPGQQLVLICGYPIGEQRPPNMALLHTVGSDATVSLARKLAEKNLKK, from the coding sequence ATGCGTAGAGCAAAGATCGTAGCGACCATCGGGCCGGCCTCTGATTCGGAAGAGGCACTGGCGTCACTTGTTAAAGCCGGGATGAACGTCGCCCGTTTGAATTTTTCTCATGGAACTCACGAGCAACATGCCTTGCGTGTAGCCAAGATACGAATTGTGGCAAAAAAAATTGGTACACCCGTCGGAATTTTACAGGATTTGCAGGGACCGAAAATCCGGGTTGGCAAATTGGAGGCACCTATTCAACTATCAGCTGGCGAACAAGTCTGTTTATTTGCCACACAGGACGAAGCGCCGAAAACGGATAACCAACTTCTGCCTGTGGACTTCCGTGAACTCTTCGAGTCGGTTCAGGCGGGTGACAGGCTTCTGCTCGATGATGGTCGCCTTGCCCTAGAGGTTGTTTCTGCACAGGGGCGGCTTATCCATGCCAGAGTTTTGGTTGGTGGCGAGCTCTCTTCGCACAAGGGAATTAATTTGCCAGGCGTAAAACTCCGTATCACCGGGTTCACCGAAAAAGACAAGGCCGATCTTGCCTTTGGCATCTCGCAGGGCGTGGATGCGGTTGCGATTTCCTTTGTCCGCAGTGCGGATGACGTGAAGGCCGTGCGGGAGGCCATTGAGGAGTTTTCCAAAGGGAAGCGCACGCCTTTGCTGATCGCCAAATTGGAAAAGCCCGAAGCCATGAATGAATTGGATGCCATCCTGGATGTGGTGGATGGCGTGATGGTGGCACGCGGTGACCTTGGCGTGGAGCTTCCACCGGAACGGGTGCCCTCCCTGCAAAAGCTGATCATCCATGCTGCCAATGCCCGCGCAAAGCTGGTCATCACTGCCACGCAGATGCTTGAGTCCATGATCCAGAATCCGCTGCCCACGCGTGCGGAGGCATCTGACGTTGCCAACGCCATTTTCGACGGCACGGATGCGGTCATGTTGTCCGCTGAAACAGCCTCGGGAGAATACCCCAGTGAAGCGGTTGCCATGATGTCGCGCATTGTGGTGGAAGCGGAGTCGCATTTCTTCGAGTGGGGGAGCCGTCAGGATAGCCGGGCAGGTTTGGGTGAGAGCGATGCGGCTTCGATGGCGCGCGCAGCGAATGCGTTGGCGAAAGATCCCGATGTCCGCGCTGTGGCGGTCTTCACGATGCAGGGTCGTTCTGCGTGGCTGGTGTCCAAGGCGCGCCCGTTGAAGCAGATCCTTGCCTTTACGCCGGATGCTGAAACATTCAATCAACTTGCGTTTTTGTGGGGTGTCGAACCTCATCTTGCAAAGTATGCCAACACAATGGACGACATGCTTTCGGATGTGGATGCGGCACTGCTAAAATCCGGCATCCAGCCCGGGCAACAGCTGGTACTGATTTGTGGATATCCCATCGGAGAGCAACGTCCGCCCAACATGGCATTGCTTCATACGGTGGGGAGCGATGCAACCGTGAGTTTGGCGCGTAAACTGGCGGAAAAGAACTTGAAAAAATAG
- a CDS encoding alanine dehydrogenase — MYIGIPKESRPFEYRVGLSPAGVEILSQHGHQVFIEHEAGMGAGFSDQEYEQAGARIAYSAEEVYGRADLLLKITRPLKQELEWLKEGAILAGFLHLASSSQDQIDLLLEKKITALAYEQIADASGGLSVLRPFSMICGTMVSQIAARLLQTNRGGKGILLSGLPGVPPAEVVIIGGGTVGTSATKTLLSTGAHVTIIDRSMPALEKITERFSGVVTMISTKRNIERATAYADVVIGAVLVSGQRAPIVVTREMVRAMKPRSVIIDVSIDQGGCVETSRPTTHDNPTYLEDNVVHYCVPNIPGVVARTASHVFVNAAIPYIREVANQGIDAVMKSHPNIEAAINAHGGKLLHLLRLSAREEAK, encoded by the coding sequence ATGTATATTGGAATTCCAAAAGAAAGCAGACCCTTCGAGTATCGCGTGGGTCTTTCCCCGGCCGGGGTGGAGATTCTGTCCCAGCACGGGCATCAGGTTTTTATTGAGCATGAGGCGGGGATGGGGGCAGGATTCAGCGACCAGGAATATGAACAGGCCGGGGCGCGCATCGCGTATTCTGCGGAGGAGGTCTATGGCAGGGCGGATTTGTTATTGAAAATAACCCGTCCATTGAAGCAGGAATTGGAATGGTTGAAAGAAGGAGCGATCCTTGCGGGCTTTTTGCATCTCGCTTCAAGTTCGCAGGACCAGATTGACTTGTTGCTTGAAAAGAAGATCACAGCACTTGCCTATGAGCAGATTGCTGATGCTTCGGGCGGTCTCTCTGTTTTGCGTCCGTTCAGCATGATCTGCGGCACAATGGTATCGCAGATAGCGGCGCGGCTCCTGCAGACCAACCGCGGCGGCAAAGGGATTTTGTTGAGTGGTTTGCCCGGCGTGCCCCCTGCAGAGGTTGTCATCATCGGCGGCGGAACGGTGGGAACATCTGCGACCAAGACCCTGCTCAGCACCGGCGCACATGTGACCATTATTGATAGGAGCATGCCGGCCTTGGAGAAAATTACCGAGCGTTTTTCCGGGGTTGTAACCATGATCTCGACCAAACGCAATATCGAACGTGCCACTGCCTATGCCGATGTGGTAATCGGTGCCGTGCTGGTCAGCGGCCAGCGTGCTCCCATCGTGGTGACCCGCGAAATGGTGCGGGCCATGAAGCCGCGCTCAGTGATCATTGATGTGAGCATTGACCAGGGCGGCTGTGTGGAAACATCGCGCCCGACGACGCACGATAACCCGACTTATCTGGAAGATAATGTGGTGCATTACTGTGTGCCGAACATTCCTGGCGTGGTTGCCCGTACTGCCAGCCATGTATTTGTCAATGCGGCCATCCCATACATTCGGGAGGTTGCGAATCAGGGCATTGATGCGGTGATGAAGAGTCATCCAAACATCGAAGCCGCCATCAACGCCCACGGCGGTAAACTGCTTCATCTACTGCGCCTGAGCGCCAGGGAGGAAGCGAAATGA
- a CDS encoding 2-oxoacid:ferredoxin oxidoreductase subunit beta, with protein sequence MAETLPMAGATANTNLAGLTKNDYRGNPTTLCQGCGHNSISNQIVTALYEMNTVPEAVMKFSGIGCSSKSPTYFLNRTFGFNSLHGRMPSIATGALFADAHMKGIGVSGDGDSASIGMGQFKHVMRRNVNMVYIVENNGVYGLTKGQFSATAEKGLQLKKQGENPYMPVDICMEALVSNATFVARSFAGNPKQVKELLKAALAHDGIAVLDIISPCVTFNNQENAFHSYAWGKDHEEPLHEISYIAPRNEIILEREMEEGEIREVAMHDGSTVILKNLEKGYDPKDRYEALRVMEEAQRNNWLVTGLLYINTTKPTLTNIYNLVDTPLNRLTEADLRPERSMIDEVNALMF encoded by the coding sequence ATGGCTGAAACTCTCCCCATGGCTGGCGCAACTGCGAATACAAACCTCGCCGGCCTCACCAAAAACGATTACCGCGGCAACCCGACCACGCTGTGCCAGGGCTGCGGCCATAACTCGATCTCGAACCAGATCGTGACTGCGTTGTATGAAATGAACACGGTGCCTGAAGCCGTGATGAAGTTCAGTGGCATCGGTTGTTCGTCCAAGTCGCCGACCTACTTCCTGAACCGCACCTTCGGCTTTAACAGCCTGCATGGACGCATGCCGTCCATTGCGACAGGCGCGTTGTTCGCCGATGCGCACATGAAAGGCATAGGTGTTTCCGGCGACGGCGACTCAGCCAGCATCGGCATGGGCCAGTTCAAACATGTCATGCGCCGCAATGTGAACATGGTGTACATTGTCGAAAATAATGGTGTGTATGGCCTCACCAAAGGCCAGTTCTCCGCCACCGCCGAAAAGGGTCTGCAACTCAAAAAGCAGGGCGAGAATCCCTACATGCCCGTGGACATCTGCATGGAAGCGCTGGTGTCGAATGCGACCTTCGTGGCGCGTTCCTTCGCCGGCAACCCCAAACAGGTCAAGGAGCTGCTCAAAGCCGCACTCGCTCATGATGGCATCGCCGTGTTGGACATCATCAGCCCATGCGTGACCTTTAACAACCAGGAAAATGCCTTCCATTCCTACGCCTGGGGCAAGGATCACGAAGAACCCTTGCACGAGATTTCCTACATCGCGCCGCGCAATGAGATCATCCTCGAGCGCGAGATGGAGGAAGGCGAGATTCGCGAAGTTGCCATGCACGACGGCTCGACGGTCATCCTGAAGAATCTCGAAAAGGGATACGATCCCAAGGACCGCTACGAAGCCCTGCGTGTGATGGAGGAAGCCCAGCGCAACAACTGGCTGGTGACAGGCCTGCTCTATATCAATACGACCAAGCCGACATTGACCAACATCTACAACCTTGTGGACACACCGCTCAACCGCCTTACCGAAGCGGACCTCAGGCCTGAGCGCTCGATGATCGATGAGGTCAACGCGTTGATGTTCTAA
- a CDS encoding acetyl-CoA hydrolase/transferase C-terminal domain-containing protein yields the protein MNAAGIYQERVSTAEEAVKVIKTGDRIFLTGNVSVPQTLLAALVNHAPNVKDVEICQALTVGAADYVGPAMEGHLRVNSMFISANIRKAVQEGRADFTPVLLSEFPLLFKNGILPVDVAIIHVSTPDEHGFCSLGVEVGLTKSAAESAKIIIAEVNDKMPRTLGDSFIHVSRLTHIVPVNYPIPEHKMTSDGSTDIVEKIAGHVAALIPDGATMQLGIGSIPDAVLKFLSDKKDLGIHTELFSDGVIDLVDAGVLTNARKSLHPGKIVAGFILGTKRLYEWVHDNPLIELHRTEYVNDPFVIAQNDRMVAVNSAIEVDLTGQVCADSIGPKLYSGVGGQLDFVYGASRSKGGVPVIALPSTAVMRDGTQISKITAMLKQGAGVVTSRNHVRFVVTEYGVADLYGRTIRQRAQALIKIAHPQFHDELKKQAKELNYM from the coding sequence ATGAATGCGGCAGGTATTTATCAGGAGCGTGTATCCACTGCCGAAGAGGCGGTCAAGGTCATCAAGACAGGAGACCGCATCTTTCTTACGGGAAATGTATCCGTCCCCCAAACGCTATTGGCTGCGCTGGTGAACCATGCCCCCAATGTGAAGGATGTGGAGATCTGCCAGGCATTGACAGTTGGTGCGGCGGATTATGTGGGCCCTGCAATGGAGGGGCATCTGCGCGTGAACTCCATGTTCATCAGTGCCAATATCCGCAAGGCGGTGCAGGAAGGGCGCGCAGATTTTACCCCCGTGCTGCTCTCCGAATTTCCCCTCCTGTTCAAAAATGGGATACTACCTGTGGATGTGGCGATTATTCATGTTTCTACACCGGATGAGCACGGCTTTTGCAGTCTTGGTGTGGAGGTTGGTTTGACCAAATCCGCTGCCGAATCGGCGAAGATCATCATTGCTGAGGTCAACGACAAGATGCCGCGCACGCTCGGCGATTCGTTCATTCACGTCAGCCGCCTGACACATATTGTGCCGGTTAATTATCCGATCCCCGAGCATAAAATGACATCCGATGGCAGCACAGATATCGTTGAAAAGATCGCGGGGCACGTTGCCGCCCTGATCCCCGATGGCGCTACCATGCAGTTGGGGATTGGTTCAATTCCCGATGCCGTCTTGAAGTTCCTCTCCGACAAAAAAGATTTGGGTATTCATACCGAGCTCTTTTCTGACGGCGTGATTGATCTGGTTGATGCCGGGGTACTGACCAATGCTCGTAAATCCCTGCACCCGGGCAAGATCGTGGCGGGCTTCATTCTTGGCACGAAGCGGCTGTACGAATGGGTGCATGATAACCCTCTGATCGAACTGCACCGCACTGAATATGTGAACGACCCGTTTGTCATTGCACAGAATGACCGCATGGTGGCGGTTAATTCCGCCATTGAAGTGGACCTTACCGGCCAGGTCTGTGCGGATAGCATCGGGCCGAAACTGTACAGCGGAGTCGGGGGGCAATTGGATTTTGTTTATGGCGCATCACGTTCCAAAGGCGGGGTGCCCGTCATTGCCCTGCCAAGTACAGCCGTCATGAGGGATGGTACCCAGATCAGTAAGATCACTGCCATGCTTAAGCAGGGTGCCGGCGTGGTGACAAGCCGCAATCACGTCCGCTTTGTGGTGACCGAGTATGGCGTGGCTGATCTGTATGGCAGGACCATCCGCCAGCGTGCGCAGGCCTTGATCAAGATTGCACATCCGCAGTTCCATGATGAGTTGAAAAAGCAGGCAAAAGAACTGAATTACATGTAG
- a CDS encoding MFS transporter → MTTETTNEKLNFKRILPVLVIVLVDLMGLSIIIPLLPLYAARFGTTPLVIGILQATYPMMQFVGAPILGRLSDRFGRKPVLVVSQIGTLSGFILLGFADSLLLLFISRIIDGLSGANIATAQAAIADSTTEKTRTQGLGLIGAAFGVGFVLGPIIAFIVLAATGQNYQAVAFTAAFFSFISILLTSLWFKETVQQVENPEVSRKRRPFSFEAMRNALSQPAIGFLLAIMFFYRIAFGGYEQLFSLFTLTRLGMDARDTSGLFVLAGITIIVIQAGLIGRWSRKKGDRWLVFMGLGALAIGLIGTALTPASPVPWYEKEKVLESMAGKGEHRVSIQSINIQLPEETSKSWSGITWLLVASIPAAVGGAVLHPAINSLISKSANPGEVGGTLGVSAAAFSAANAIAPLFYGTLFQVFGGPVPFFVGGLMLAGLLLFAPRMVKA, encoded by the coding sequence ATGACAACAGAAACCACAAACGAAAAACTCAATTTCAAACGCATCCTGCCCGTGCTTGTCATCGTGCTTGTGGACTTGATGGGACTGTCCATCATCATTCCGCTTTTGCCGTTGTACGCAGCACGCTTCGGTACGACGCCCCTGGTCATCGGCATTTTGCAAGCCACCTACCCGATGATGCAGTTCGTCGGCGCACCAATTCTGGGACGATTATCCGACCGCTTCGGGCGCAAACCTGTTCTGGTCGTCAGCCAGATCGGGACACTCAGCGGATTCATCCTGCTCGGCTTCGCAGATTCACTTCTCCTGCTGTTTATCTCCCGCATCATTGACGGTCTCTCCGGCGCGAACATCGCCACCGCCCAAGCCGCCATCGCAGACAGCACCACCGAGAAAACCCGTACACAAGGATTGGGCTTGATCGGCGCGGCATTCGGCGTGGGTTTCGTGCTGGGCCCGATCATCGCCTTCATTGTCCTTGCTGCAACGGGACAGAATTATCAGGCCGTGGCGTTCACCGCTGCGTTCTTCTCGTTCATTTCCATTTTACTGACTTCACTTTGGTTCAAGGAAACCGTTCAACAAGTTGAAAACCCCGAAGTGTCGCGCAAACGCCGTCCGTTCTCGTTCGAAGCCATGCGGAATGCACTTAGCCAGCCCGCCATCGGTTTCCTGCTTGCAATCATGTTCTTTTATCGCATCGCGTTCGGCGGATATGAACAACTCTTTTCATTGTTCACGCTCACCCGTCTCGGCATGGACGCACGAGACACATCCGGTCTGTTCGTCTTGGCAGGCATCACCATCATCGTCATTCAAGCCGGACTGATCGGCAGGTGGTCGCGCAAAAAAGGCGACCGCTGGCTGGTGTTTATGGGACTCGGCGCGCTTGCCATCGGCTTGATTGGAACCGCGCTCACCCCTGCCTCCCCCGTTCCTTGGTATGAAAAAGAAAAAGTGCTCGAAAGCATGGCGGGCAAGGGCGAACATCGCGTTTCAATCCAAAGCATCAACATCCAATTGCCCGAAGAAACCTCAAAAAGCTGGAGCGGCATCACATGGCTTCTGGTGGCAAGCATCCCTGCGGCAGTCGGCGGCGCGGTGCTTCATCCCGCCATCAACAGCCTGATCTCGAAGTCCGCAAATCCTGGTGAAGTTGGCGGCACATTGGGAGTCTCCGCGGCAGCCTTCAGCGCCGCCAATGCCATCGCGCCCCTGTTCTACGGAACGCTATTTCAAGTCTTCGGAGGGCCTGTGCCATTTTTCGTCGGCGGGTTGATGCTGGCAGGACTGCTGCTTTTTGCTCCGAGAATGGTAAAGGCGTAA
- a CDS encoding DMT family transporter yields the protein MHSKLPKHHPIAGLIAGLTAASIWGGMYVVSKVVLEVIPPFSLLALRLVLGAMTLGLVISLRSKKADEKISITKEFFWTSFLVGFVGYGVSLGFQFVGTKLSTASNGALVTSATPAFVLLFAPFLLGERATPRRIVALVISTLGVLAVVDPRNAELSPSLFWGNMSLLAAALTWALYSVLVRKISKSTDLLISSTIMFLGGLPSSIAFGIWEINTQGIGGITLGIFGGILFLGIISTAIAMFLWNYAFAELPAALASLTFFAQPVVGSLLGWFFLAEKITPLFITGGVLIGAGILIATRD from the coding sequence ATGCACAGCAAATTGCCAAAACATCACCCAATTGCAGGGTTGATCGCAGGTCTTACCGCCGCCTCCATTTGGGGCGGGATGTACGTCGTCAGCAAGGTGGTATTGGAGGTAATACCACCTTTTTCATTGCTCGCGTTACGCCTGGTGCTGGGCGCAATGACATTGGGTCTTGTCATTTCCCTTCGCAGCAAAAAAGCGGATGAAAAAATCTCCATCACAAAAGAATTCTTTTGGACGAGTTTTCTGGTTGGTTTTGTCGGTTACGGAGTTTCGCTCGGGTTTCAATTCGTCGGCACAAAACTCTCGACAGCCTCGAATGGCGCACTAGTCACATCCGCCACACCGGCATTCGTTTTGCTATTCGCGCCTTTTTTACTTGGTGAACGTGCCACACCGCGGCGCATCGTCGCATTGGTCATTTCCACGCTGGGCGTCCTCGCCGTGGTCGACCCGCGCAATGCCGAATTGTCCCCATCCCTGTTTTGGGGCAATATGAGCTTGCTGGCGGCGGCACTCACATGGGCATTGTATTCCGTGCTCGTGCGCAAAATCTCGAAATCCACAGACCTGCTCATTTCCAGCACGATCATGTTTTTAGGCGGCCTGCCTTCAAGCATTGCGTTTGGAATTTGGGAAATCAACACGCAGGGAATCGGCGGAATTACATTGGGAATCTTCGGCGGGATTCTATTTTTGGGGATCATCTCCACCGCGATCGCGATGTTCCTTTGGAACTATGCCTTCGCGGAATTGCCGGCCGCCCTCGCCTCGTTGACGTTCTTTGCCCAGCCGGTGGTTGGGTCGCTGCTCGGATGGTTTTTCCTCGCCGAGAAAATCACCCCTCTCTTCATTACAGGCGGGGTGCTGATCGGTGCCGGTATTCTGATCGCGACGAGGGATTGA
- the arfB gene encoding alternative ribosome rescue aminoacyl-tRNA hydrolase ArfB produces the protein MKKLDAEIILEYIRASGPGGQNVNKVATAVQLRFDVLNSPSLALDLKSRLIRIAGKRVNADGVFILEAKRFRTQEKNREDAIQKFYDLLKKASEKPKVRRKTRPTKASKEERLKAKKKRSEVKKLRRGKPGIE, from the coding sequence ATGAAAAAACTCGACGCTGAAATTATCCTCGAATACATCCGCGCTTCGGGACCGGGCGGGCAGAACGTGAACAAGGTTGCGACGGCGGTGCAACTGCGCTTCGACGTGCTCAACTCCCCGTCCCTCGCCTTGGACTTAAAGTCGCGCCTGATTCGAATTGCCGGAAAACGGGTCAACGCGGACGGAGTCTTCATCCTCGAAGCGAAGCGCTTCCGCACGCAGGAGAAAAACCGCGAGGATGCCATTCAGAAATTTTACGATTTGCTCAAAAAAGCAAGCGAGAAACCGAAAGTCCGCCGCAAAACCAGGCCGACAAAGGCATCCAAGGAGGAAAGGCTGAAAGCCAAGAAGAAACGCAGCGAGGTCAAGAAATTGAGGCGGGGAAAACCCGGTATTGAATGA
- the rocD gene encoding ornithine--oxo-acid transaminase gives MDTQDFIKIEEQYGAHNYHPLDVVIEKAEGVWVHDVEGKKYLDCLSAYSAVNQGHVHPEILKAMLDQAKRVTLTSRAFRNDQLPLLYKELSEMTGYEMSLPMNSGAEAVETAVKLARKWAYQVKKVPRHQAEIIVAGNNFHGRTVTIVSFSTEPSYRDDFGPFTPGFVVVEYGNADALEKALTPNTAAVMLEPIQGEAGVIIPPAGYLKKVAEICRKNNVLFMADEIQTGLARTGKLFAAHHEDVRADITIVGKALSGGFYPVSAVLADKSVLGLFQPGEHGSTFGGNPLAAAVARASLRVIREEKLAERSAQSGTYFIEQLSEIPSPHVKEVRGKGLLIGVELKSEAKGARRFCEALKAKGILAKETHDNVIRFAPPLVIDRETIDWALPSIREVLNMT, from the coding sequence ATGGACACACAAGACTTTATCAAGATCGAAGAGCAATACGGCGCGCACAACTATCACCCGTTGGATGTGGTGATCGAGAAGGCTGAAGGCGTATGGGTGCACGATGTCGAGGGAAAGAAGTATCTCGATTGTCTTTCCGCATATTCGGCGGTCAATCAGGGACATGTTCACCCTGAAATCTTGAAGGCAATGCTGGATCAGGCGAAGCGCGTCACGCTGACTTCCCGCGCCTTCCGCAATGACCAGTTGCCGTTACTCTATAAAGAGCTCTCCGAGATGACGGGGTACGAAATGTCCCTGCCGATGAACTCAGGCGCGGAGGCGGTGGAGACGGCTGTCAAGCTGGCGCGCAAATGGGCGTACCAGGTCAAGAAGGTCCCGCGCCATCAGGCGGAGATCATCGTTGCCGGCAACAACTTCCACGGGCGTACTGTGACGATCGTTTCATTCTCCACCGAGCCGTCCTACCGCGATGATTTTGGTCCGTTCACGCCGGGTTTTGTCGTCGTCGAATATGGCAATGCGGATGCGCTTGAAAAAGCGCTCACACCAAATACGGCTGCAGTCATGCTCGAACCGATTCAAGGTGAGGCAGGCGTCATTATTCCGCCGGCTGGATACTTGAAGAAGGTTGCGGAAATCTGCAGGAAGAACAATGTGCTGTTCATGGCGGATGAAATTCAAACCGGTCTCGCAAGGACCGGGAAACTGTTTGCTGCCCATCATGAAGATGTCCGCGCTGACATCACCATTGTCGGCAAGGCGCTTTCGGGTGGTTTTTACCCTGTCTCTGCCGTGTTGGCAGACAAGTCCGTGCTGGGCCTGTTCCAGCCCGGTGAACATGGTTCAACGTTTGGCGGCAACCCGCTGGCGGCGGCGGTGGCGCGTGCTTCGCTGCGGGTGATCCGTGAAGAGAAACTGGCGGAACGTTCCGCGCAGTCGGGCACCTATTTCATCGAACAGTTGAGCGAGATACCCAGCCCGCATGTAAAGGAAGTACGCGGCAAGGGATTGTTGATTGGCGTCGAGCTCAAGTCTGAAGCAAAGGGTGCGCGCCGTTTTTGCGAGGCGTTGAAGGCGAAGGGGATCCTTGCCAAGGAGACCCATGATAACGTGATCCGTTTTGCGCCTCCTCTTGTCATTGATAGAGAGACAATTGACTGGGCGCTCCCGTCCATTCGGGAAGTGCTCAACATGACGTAA
- a CDS encoding 2-oxoacid:acceptor oxidoreductase subunit alpha, whose translation MNRKVNDFSITVGTKNGSGSSTANNTILRSIFKMGIPVSGKNLFPSNIQGLPTWYTIRVNKDGFIARHEANDIVIAMNPDSFARDLVSVSPGGAFFYADDIRQPITRADITIHPMPIKTIVRNDPNVPTDFRDLVGNMVYVGILAQMIGIDMEKILAALTFHFKGKQKPVDMNFNALKAGAEWAKDNLEKKDPFHLESMDKTDGLIMADGNTAAAIGSIFGGVQFAGWYPITPASSLAESLNDFLPVLRKREDGKHTYAVVQAEDELAALGMAIGAGWAGLRSMTSTSGPGLSLMTEFAGLAYYAEVPVVIWDVQRIGPSTGLPTRTSQGDLTFTHFIGHGDSHSVILLPGDVGECFDFGWQSFDIAERAQTPVFVLSDLDMGMNQWMSKPFQYPETPMDRGKILTEQDLEGLKGNWARYLDKDGDGIPYRTLPGNKHPMSAYFTRGTGHDENARYTEESDVYIRNMERLKVKYYNAANYMPKPVTHPLKGAKVGILAYGSTENAILEAQHQLDIDHGIQADFMRVRAIPFTDEVTKFIENYDQVFVVEMNRDGQMHQILLTEYPQFAMKFKSVAYHDGLPAAAKWVREGILAKYTRTEGEKQKKASAAKTAVKAKAAKPSKKAAVKSSTKAKKPVTKSRTSAKAKKK comes from the coding sequence ATGAACAGAAAAGTGAACGATTTTTCGATCACCGTTGGCACCAAGAACGGCTCCGGCAGTTCCACCGCCAACAACACCATCCTGCGTTCGATCTTCAAGATGGGCATCCCGGTTTCGGGCAAGAACCTTTTCCCATCCAACATCCAGGGTCTGCCGACGTGGTACACCATCCGCGTCAACAAGGACGGGTTCATCGCGCGGCATGAAGCCAACGATATCGTGATCGCGATGAACCCCGATTCGTTCGCACGGGACCTGGTATCTGTCTCTCCGGGCGGGGCGTTTTTCTACGCCGATGATATCCGCCAGCCCATCACCCGCGCGGATATTACCATCCACCCGATGCCGATCAAGACCATCGTCAGGAACGACCCGAACGTGCCCACGGATTTTCGCGACCTCGTCGGCAACATGGTCTATGTGGGCATCCTCGCCCAGATGATCGGCATCGACATGGAAAAGATCCTTGCCGCTCTGACCTTCCATTTCAAGGGCAAGCAGAAGCCGGTCGATATGAACTTCAACGCCCTGAAGGCCGGCGCGGAATGGGCAAAGGATAACCTCGAAAAGAAAGACCCGTTCCACCTCGAGTCCATGGACAAGACCGACGGGCTCATCATGGCGGACGGCAACACCGCCGCCGCCATTGGCTCTATTTTCGGCGGCGTGCAATTCGCGGGCTGGTATCCGATCACACCGGCCTCCTCGCTGGCAGAGTCGCTCAATGATTTCCTGCCCGTCCTGCGCAAGCGCGAAGACGGTAAGCACACCTACGCCGTCGTACAGGCGGAGGATGAACTCGCTGCACTCGGCATGGCGATCGGCGCCGGCTGGGCGGGCTTGCGCTCGATGACATCCACTTCCGGCCCCGGTCTTTCGCTGATGACCGAATTTGCAGGCCTGGCGTATTATGCCGAAGTGCCTGTGGTCATTTGGGATGTCCAGCGCATCGGTCCCAGCACCGGCCTGCCCACCCGCACGTCACAGGGCGACCTGACCTTTACGCATTTCATCGGCCACGGCGACTCGCACTCGGTCATCCTGCTGCCCGGCGATGTGGGCGAATGTTTCGATTTCGGCTGGCAGTCCTTTGATATTGCCGAACGCGCCCAAACCCCCGTCTTCGTCCTGAGCGACCTCGACATGGGCATGAACCAGTGGATGAGTAAGCCCTTCCAATATCCGGAAACCCCGATGGATCGCGGCAAGATCCTGACCGAACAGGACTTGGAGGGGCTCAAAGGCAATTGGGCGCGCTACCTCGACAAGGACGGCGACGGCATCCCCTACCGCACACTGCCCGGCAACAAGCATCCCATGAGCGCGTACTTCACCCGCGGCACAGGCCACGATGAAAACGCCAGATACACCGAGGAATCCGATGTGTACATCCGGAACATGGAGCGCCTCAAGGTGAAATACTATAATGCGGCAAACTACATGCCAAAACCCGTTACCCACCCGCTGAAGGGCGCGAAGGTCGGCATTCTTGCCTACGGCTCCACCGAAAATGCAATCCTCGAAGCACAGCATCAACTTGACATCGACCACGGCATCCAGGCGGATTTCATGCGCGTGCGCGCCATCCCCTTTACGGATGAAGTGACCAAATTCATCGAAAATTATGATCAGGTCTTCGTCGTGGAAATGAACCGCGACGGACAGATGCACCAGATCCTGCTGACGGAATATCCGCAGTTTGCGATGAAGTTCAAATCCGTGGCATATCATGACGGTCTGCCCGCGGCTGCCAAATGGGTACGCGAGGGCATCCTTGCCAAATACACAAGGACGGAAGGCGAAAAGCAGAAAAAGGCGTCAGCTGCAAAAACCGCCGTGAAGGCGAAGGCAGCTAAACCGTCGAAGAAAGCTGCGGTGAAGTCATCCACCAAGGCAAAGAAGCCTGTAACCAAATCGAGGACATCCGCGAAGGCGAAGAAGAAATAG